The DNA region TGTTTATAAAGTCCAAAAAGAACGCTCATAAGTGTAGATTTGCCAGCACCGTTTTCTCCAAGCAAAGCATGTATCTCACCTTTTTTTAATTGTATGGTAATATTATCATTAGCTACTATTCCCTTAAACTTTTTTGTGATTCCTAACATCTCAACTACATATTCCACAATATATCCCTCCTAAAATATAGGGATACCTCATCAAAAGGTATCCCTTTTATATAAAAATAATTTTTTTACTGTATAAAATTAACTTTAACAATATTTAAAGGAAGCTTATTAACAGAATCAGCATCAGTATCTTTAAGAAGTTTGATGTTTCCAGCAACTAATTGCTGATATATAGCATCATAATTATCTTTAGTAAAGTTTTTAAATCTTGAAGTTTCCATAGGAAGACCAATACCATTAACTTTAGCATCAAGTACAACAGATTGTCCGCCAGGGAAATTATTATTATAATAAGCATCTATAGCATCATAAACAGAACCACCAAGCATTTTTACAGCAGAAGTAATAACAGTTTTAGACTCAGCACTCTGATCAACATCAACACCTATAACAAGACCATTATTTTGTTCAGCAGCAGCCATAGCAGAGTTTCCAGCACCGCCTGCAGGAGCAAATATTACTTGTACACCGCTTTGATACCAAGAAGTAGCAAGTGTTTGATTTTCTGGAGTAGGATTAAAATTACCAACATAAGTATAATTCATTTTAATAGTTCCGCTAGCTAATCCTAATTCCTGAGCTGCATATTCTGCACCTTGTACAAAACCATAACCAAATCTTATAACAGCAGGCACAGCCATACCAGCCATAACACCTAAATTAGTATAACCTTCTTTTACTATAGCATAACCAGCTAAAAAACCAGCTTGCTCTTCTGCATAAAATACAGAATAAACATTGCTTTCTATTCTAAAATCAGTATAAGTACCATCTTGAGGAGCACCATCTAAAAGTATAAATTTTACATCAGGGTGAGTATCTTGTGCTTTATATACAGCAGGCTCAAATAAAAATCCAGGTGTAACTATAACTTTAGCCTTACCAGCAACAGCTAAATCTATAGCATTTATATAAGCATCTGTAGATTTTTCTGCAGGCTGATAATATTTATGAGCAATTTTTTTCTCTTCTGCATATTTCTTCAAACCTTCCCAAGCTCCCTGATTGAAAGACCTATCATCTATAGTACCAACATCAGTAATCAAAGCCAATTCATACCCCTTACCACCGCTTCCGCAAGATAATATCATTACAGAAATAAATAATAAACATAAAAGTTTTTTCATATTTTCTCCTATTCTTTTATAAAATATTTATTGCTTAATTTTTATTAAAGCCTTAATTAATTTATTTAACATAATTTATTTTTACTATATTCAAAGGCAATTTATCAGGGCTATCAATGTCAGTATCTTTTAATATTTTTATTTTGCCTTCTATTAGTTCATTATATATTTTATCATAATTTTCTTTAGTGAATTTCTTAAATCTTGAAGTATCCATAGGAAGCCCTATACCATTAACTTTAGCATCTAAAATTAAATTTTTACCGCCTGCAAAACTATTATTATAATATGAAGCCACAGCATCATAAACAGAACCCTTAATATTTTTCATAGAAGAAGTAATAACAGAACTTGATTCAAAGCTTTGATCAACATCAACACCTATAACAGAGCCGTTGTTTTGTTCAGCAGCACTCATCACAGAATAAGCAGCACCGCCTGCAGGAGCAAATATTATCTCTACCCCATTTCTATACCAAGAAGTAGCAAGCGTTTGATTTTCTGGAGTAGCATCATAATTTCCAACATATGTATATATTATATTTATACTATTTTTAGCTAAATTCATTTCTTTAGCAGCATATTCTGCCCCCTGTACAAAACCATATCCAAATCTAACAACAGCAGGGTGAGCAACTCCTCCCATAACTCCTAAATTAGTGTAGCCTTCTTTAACTGCAGCATAACCAGCTAAAAATCCTGCCTCCTCCTCAGCATACAAAATAGATACTGTGTTATTAGCTGTCTTATAATCAGTATAAGTACCGTCTTGAGGAACTCCATCTATCAATATAAAATTAATGTTAGTGTATATATCCTGTGCCTTATAAATAGCAGGTTCAAACATATATCCTGGAGTAACAATCAATTTAGCTCCGCCTTTAGCAGCAAGCTCTATAGTATTTAGATAAGAATCTATATCCTTCTCTGGAACTTTATAGTATTTATATTTTACATTATTTTGCTGAGCATATTCTTGTACGCCTTCCCAAGAACCTTGATTAAAAGATTTATCATCTATAGTTCCTAAATCTATCAAAAGAGCTATCTCAAAATCATTAGATTTTTTTTCTCCCATGCAAGATATAAAAAATAGAGCTATATAAATTAATAAGCATAAAACTTTTTTCATATTTTCTCCTAATTTTTTTGTAAAACATTTATTGTTTAATTTTTATTAAAGCCCAAAATTATTTTTTATCATTATCTATCAAAACTTTAATAGATTCTATCACTAAATCTATAGCCTCTTCTCCTGTATAATTTTTTGGGTCGTTTATACCATTTTTTATTCTCTCTTGATTATGAAGCACAAGCATAGAAGCACCTGTTCTCACTCCCTTAGAAGCTCCAACAGCAAAAAGTGCAGCCGATTCCATCTCTGAAGCCAAACAGCCAGCCTTTATATATGATTCCCATTTATACAAAAGCTCTTTATCAACGGCCATACTCTCTGGAGCATGCTGTGCATAAAAAGCATCTTTACAATGAACAATACCCGCATGAGTTTTTATATTAATTTTTTTTGAAGCATTAATCATAGCATCTAATACATCTATATTTGGTACGCAAGGAAACTCATTAGGTATATAGTTTCTCATAGTGCCCCCAACCTTTATAGCACCGCTTACTATTACAACATCTCCAGGAAGCACATTCATATTCATTCCGCCGCAAGTACCAACACGTATAAAAGTGTCTGCCCCCACCTTTATAAGCTCCTCTAATGCTATAGCAGTAGAAGGTCCTCCTATACCATGCGAAGTAGTAGAAACCTTAACTCCATTTATATAACCAGTATAAGTAACATATTCTCTAAAATCTGCTACTAGTTTAGCATCATCAAACCTCTTTGCTATTTTTACGCATCTTTTAGGGTCTCCAGGCATTATAACATATCTTCCAACATCACCTTTTTTTAATTTTAAATGATGTACTAAATTCTCATCTTCTCTAAAAAAAGGTTTTGGCAAAGCGTTTTTTGTATTAGACATAAAATATATTACCCTCTCTTTTCTAATAATACTATAGCTTCTAATGCAGTTAAAATCATATTATCTATATTTGAAGAATAGTTTAAATGTGTACCCATTCTCTCTATCATAGTGTTTTCTACAACATGCATAATTCCGCCGGCCCTCACATTTCTAATAGCCGCACAAGAAAAAAGAGCTGCACATTCCATCTCTGAAACTATAGCTCCGCATAATGTATAATATTTAAGATTATTTTCAAATCTCTCTCTAAAAAAAGAATTCTCAGGCTCTAATTCACCATAAAAACAATCTTTACTATGAACAACACCTATATGATAATTATAATTTTTTGATTTTGCCGCATCTCTCAAAGCAAAGACTATATCAGTATTAGCAATAGCAGGATATTCAAAAGGTATATATTCTAAAGAAGTACCCTCATCTTTTATAGCAGCCTGAGCTATAGCTAAATCACCAGGCTTTACTTTTAAACTAAGTCCGCCGCCTGTACCAACACGTATAAAAGTATCAGCCCCCACCTTTATAAGCTCTTCCATAGCTATAGAAGCAGAAGGACCTCCTATACCTGTTGATGTTACACTTACAGGCACATTTTTATATTTTCCAGTAACTGTAACATATTCTCTGTAATCAGCTTTAAACTCTACATCATCTAAAAAGCTTGCTATATACTCAACTCTTTTAGGGTCTCCTGGAAGCAAAACATATCTTGCAACATCACCCTTCTTTAATTTTATATGATACTGCAATAATCCCTTATTAGAAGCTTCCTCATCATAGAATGCTTTAGGCTCTCTATATTCCATTTATAATAATCCTTGATTTTTTATTTTATTAAAGAAATTACTTTAAAGACTTCATTATAGCTACACCATTACTAGTACCTATTCTATTAGCACCAGCATTTATCATTTTTATAGCATCTTCATAAGTTTTGATTCCGCCGGAAGCTTTAACTCCCACTTTATCACCGACTGTTTTTCTCATAAGCTCAACGTCATGCTCTGTAGCTCCTCCTGTAGAAAAACCAGTGGAAGTCTTAACAAAATCTGCTCCAAACTCTTTAGCTATCTTACAAGCTAACACCTTCTCTTCATCTGTTAAAAGGCAAGTTTCTATAATTACTTTAAGTACTCCAACATGACAAGCATCTCTTACTTTTTTAATATCTCTTTCAAATAAATCTATCTTTTTGCTTTTTAAAAAACCAATATTTGCTACCATATCTATTTCATTAGCACCGCTGTCAATAGCAAATTTTGTTTCATAAGCCTTAGCCTCTTTAATCATAGCTCCAAGAGGGAACCCTACAACTGAACAAACCTTAACATTTGAATGTAAAAGAAAATTGTACGCAACATTAACATAAGCAGAATTAACACATACCGAATAAAAATTATGCTCCTTAGCTTCTATACATAATTTCCTTATATCATCTATTGTAGCATCTGCTCTTAATATAGTATGATCTATAAATTGATTTAGATTTTCCATTTTTTATATACCTCTATATATTAGGATATAAAATATTATGCTCTTTGTCAAATTTATTTTTTCGATTATATATAAAATTTATACAAAAAACAATTATACAACGTCTATAGACTTTCTTTTAACCTTTTTATATATATAAATATACATTATAGCAGACAATAATATAGATACAATATCCGCTATAGGCTGCGACCATATTATACCTTTTATGCCAAAAAATTTAGTGCCTATATATATAGCAGGAACAAATGCCAAACCTTGCCTGCATATAGAAAGCACCAAAGAAGGCAAAGCTTTTCCTAATGCCTGAAATGTAGACATAAATATAAATTGAAAACCTATAAAAGGTGCTACAGAATAAGCCGCTATTAAAAACCTAGAACCATACTCTATAACCTCATCATTATCTATAAAAATCCTAATTAAATCTTTAGAAAATATAAAAGCAACGACTAAAAATAAAATACCAGAAATAAAACTAACCAAACAAGAAAGTTTTATAGATGCATTCATTCTCTTATAATTTTTTGAAGCAAAATTATACCCTATAAAAGGCTGTACCCCTTGACCCAAACCTATAAACACTAATAGTACAAGCGTAAATATCCTTTGAGATACTCCAAGCCCAGCAACAACATTATCATTATACCTAGAAGCAAAATTGTTAATTAAAATATTTGCCACACTTATAAGCACATTGTTCATAAACACAGGAAAGCCAATAGAAAATACATTGCTTAATATATCACTGCTAATTAAAAAATCTTTTATCTTTATAGAAAGAAAAGTGCTTTTTTTAAGTATATAAAAAGTATAATATAAAAAAGAACAAGCATTTCCTATTATAGTAGCCAAAGCAGCACCCGCAACTCCCATATTCATATAAAGTATCATTATAGGGTCAAGTATAATATTTATTACAGTACCAAGCATCATTCCAAACATAGCCTCCTTAGAAGCTCCCTCAGAACGCACAACCTGCCCCATAGACATTTGACAAACCACAAATATAGCACCAATAGCAACTATAAGTAAATAATCCTTAGCAAAACTATATGTATTAGAACTAGCTCCAGATAATTTTAATATATTTTCTAAAAACACAAAAAATACTATCATACATACCAAACCAGTAACAACACTTGCATAAAATACAAAAGATGAAACCTTCTTAGCTTTATCATAATTCTTAGAACCCAAACATCTGGATATATATGAAGCACCTCCTATACCATATATAGAACCAAAAGACATAAGCACTAAATATATAGGCATAGTTAAAGAAACAGCAGCAACCTGATTAGGGTCATTTGTTTTGCCTACAAAAAAAGTATCAACCATATTATAAAACACATTCACAAGCATTCCTAGTATTGTGGGGAGTGCTAATGTAATTAATGCCTTATAAACAGGATAGTTCTCAAACACATCAATTTTTTTATCAATCATATATACCTCATAAAATTATTTTAGTTTGATAATTAAAAATATATTATATTTTTTATTAATTCATATATTTTTATAAATGTATTATCAACTTTTTCCCGACGCACACTGTGTGGACTTCGTCAAAGTTGCAAAAAGTGCAAATATTTTTATCTTTCTATGTTAGAAATATATATATAAAATAATAACGTATTTTTAAATAAAAATTCATCATTTTTATTTATTATTTATAAAATTCGCAAATATCCAATACAGTCTCAAAAAGTGTATATTAATGATATAAAAAAGCCCCAAATAAATTAATATTTGGAGCTCTTAACAATCAACTCTTAGATAACTCTTCTACCTCATTTTCTCTGTAGGTCTTTACCTTTTCAACATTAAATAGCAGCGACTGCCCATCAGAATCAACATTTATATTATCGCCCTCTTCAATATGCCCGAAAAGTATCTCCGTACTAATATAATCTTCAACCTCTTTTTGTATAGCACGTCTTAAACTTCTTGCACCATATTTCTTGTCAAAGCCTTTATCTATTATATAATTTTTTGCATCATCAGTTAAACTTATAAAAATATTTCTATCTTTTATAGCTTCATTCAACTCTCTAAGCATAATCTCTATAATATCTTTCAAATCTTCTTTTGTAAGAGTATGGAATACTATAATATCATCTATTCTGTTTAAAAACTCTGGATTGAAATTCTGCTTCAATTCTTCCATAGCAAAGTTTTTCATGTCATTAATATCTTTTTCACTTCCAATGGCATTAAAACCTAAAGAAGTTCCTTTAACAATATCTCTTGCACCCAAGTTGCTTGTTATAATAATTATAGTATTAGAGAAATCAACCTTTCTTCCAAAGTTATCTGTAAGCTGCCCCTCTTCAAGCACCTGTAAAAGTATGTTTGTGATGTCGGGGTGAGCTTTTTCTATTTCATCAAAAAGTATTAAAGAATAAGGTTTTCTTCTCACCTTCTCTGTAAGTCCGCCTCCCTCTTCATATCCAACATATCCAGGAGGAGCTCCAATAAGTCTGCTTACTGCAAACTTCTCCATAAACTCACTCATATCTATTCTTATAAGAGCATCACTATCTCCAAACATAAACTCTGAAAGTACTTTAGCTAAAGCCGTCTTACCAACACCAGTAGGACCTAAAAATATAAAACTTCCAAGCGGTTTTTTAGTACTTTTTAATCCGGCTCTTGCTCTTCTTATAGCTTTTGATATAGATGATATAGCCTCTTTCTGACCTACTATCTTACTGTGAAGTTCATCTTCCATACCAATAAGTCTTTTACTCTCAGAATCTAATAATCTTTTTACTGGTATATTTGTAATTTCTGATATTACATGTCTTATATCATCTTCATTAATAATTGTTTCTGTTTTGTCTCTTTCGCTTCTCCACTCAGCTTCTTTTTTATCCAATTCCTCTTGTAAAGATTTTATAGCATCTCTTAATTTAACAGCCTCTTCAAAATTCTGATTTTTTACAACAGTCTCTTTTTCTTGATTAAGCTCTTTTATTTTATTTTCTAAATCTTTTAATTCCTGAGGTCTTACCATATTCATAAGTCTTGCTCTCGAACCTGCCTCATCAATTAAATCTATAGCCTTATCTGGTAAATGTCTTTCAAATATATATCTTTTACTTAATACAGCAGAAGCATAAATAGCCCCATCAGTATATTTTACTTTATGATGCTCTTCATATTTAGATTTTATTCCATTTAATATTTCTATAGTATCTTCAATAGAAGGCTCTTCAACATTTATAGGCTGAAATCTTCTCACCAAAGCACCATCTTTTTCTATATATTTTTTATATTCATTAATTGTAGTTGCACCAATACATTGAATCTCTCCGCGTGAAAGTGCAGGCTTAAGCATATTAGCAGCATCTAAAGCTCCCTCTGCTCCTCCTGCTCCAATTAAAGTATGAAGCTCATCTATAAATATTATAATATTGCCAACTTTCTTTATCTCCATTACTATGTTTTTTATTCTCTCTTCAAACTCACCTCTATATTTAGTACCAGCAACAACAGAAGATAAATCTAAACTCAAAACTCTCTTTTTTAATAATATATCAGGCACATCAGTAGAAACAATCTTTTCAGCCAACCCCTCAACTATAGCAGTCTTACCAACACCAGGCTCTCCTAATAGTATAGGGTTATTTTTCTTTCTCCTTGAAAGTATCTGTACAACTCTCATTACCTCGTTTTCTCTGCCTATCACTCTATCTAAAGCCTTTTCTCTAGCCATTTTAGTTAAATCACGGGCAAACTTATCTAAAGTAGGAGTTCTTGCTGTGTTATCTTCTTGAATAGTGCTAGAAGAAGATTCAGAAATATTTGATGAAGAACCAGATTTACCTCTAATTCTCATCATCTCATGTCTTAATGTTTTTAAATCTAAATTATAGCTAGTAAGTACATTATATGCTATTCCATTTTCCTCTTTTAAAATACCAAGAAGTAAATGTTCTGTGCTTATGCAATTATCTCCTAATGATTTAGCCTCTTCTGCCGCTCTGCTTATTAAATGCTGAATGCGTGGTGATGGAGGTATCTTACCAAACAATTTAGTGTTGCTTGTAGATTTTACCATAGAAGATTCTATATCAAATTTAATTTTTTCTATATCTATTTTTAATTTATTTAAAACATTCACAACTATTGAATCAGTTTCATGAAATATTCCTAATAAAACATGCTCTGGAGTAAGCATATCATGATTTAATCTCTTAGCTTCTTCCACAGAGTGTAAGTCTAATATTCTTATAGCTTTATTAGTAAGACGAAATGGATAAGACATATTGTATTCCTATTAAATTTATATATTATATTTCTTTTTCAATATTTATCGGATATAAAAAAACTAAGCTTATAAAAAAATAGAATTGCATATTACAGTAATATATACAATTCTACTATATTTAATCACTATTAGAAGAAATTACAACCTAGATACATTAATAACAGGTACATTTCTTCTATTAGTAGAAGCTGTATTAATATTATCCAACTCACTATTTTTTATAACACTAGGGTTAGTGTATAAAAAAGATAAAATCAATGCTGCAATTATAGCCATAGATAATACAAATGAAAGTTTTCTAGAGCACATCATAGTATACATATAATCAAAAAGAGTATTTTCTTTTTTTACTATAGTACTTTCTACCTTAGCCCTATTTAACATGCGAACCCATTCATCATCTGGCAAGTTATTTAAATTGAAATAATTCCTTTTTCTTTCAATTTTAGTTTTAAATTGCATCATTTCATGTAATTTCATAAAAGAGTCCTTTCTTTTTCTAACAAAGTTTTCATTTTTTTGAGAGCATAAGAATAATTACTCTTAGCAGAATCACTAGATATATTTAAAATATCAGCTATCTCTTTATAAGAATAATTTTCATAATATCTCAAAATAAATACATCTCTTTGTTTTCCTTTCAATTTGCTAGAAGCTGTGTATATTTTCTCTTGCAAATACACTCTCTCATATTCTTTTTCGGTATTATATCTCTTATCGTCCACAACCTCTAATTTTTCAAGATAAGGAGATTCACGTCTATAAGCCTTAGAATACATATTAATAGCAGTATTGCTAATAATTCTGTATAACCAACCTTTAAAATAGTTTCTCTCTTCATATCTTCCTATAGCTTTATATACACGGATTAAAACATCTTGAGTTAAATCCATAGCATCTTCATAGTTATGCATAAAGCGATAAGATATATTAAAGATATAATTTTTATACCTAGTAAGTAAAATATCCAAAGCTTCATTATCCCCATTCTTGTGGGCTTCTATTAATTCATAATCTTTTAATAATTCTTTTTCTTTTGTCATCATTATTTGCCAACTCCATTACTGTTTACATATATAAAACAGACTTTAAACATTTAAGTAAAATCAAGCCATATAAGTTTTATCTTCTTTTAAACCAATATTAGTTTTTTTAACAAAATCTTTATCGCTTGAAATTACTACCTCCCTCTCTTCAAATGCTTTCTCTATATCTTTTTTAGTTAGAGTTAAAGCATTACCCTTTATACCATCTAAATTAAAAAGTATATTAACCATAGCAGTTTCAACTATACTTTTTAATGACCTTGCTCCCATATTCATAGTAGAAGCTTTATCCACTATATAATTTATAGCATCATCTGTTAATATTAGCTTCTTTCCTATGCTTTTAAAGAAATCTACATATTTTATTATAGGTGATTCTTTAGTTTTTAGCAATATATCTTTAAGATTATCTTTAGTAAGCTCATTTAGAGTAACAATTATTGGTATTCTTCCTATAAACTCTGGTATCATACCATATTTCTCTACATCTTTCACATCAACCTGACTAAGTATTTTATTCTTTTGAAGTTTATTTAAAACCGCATTAGAACCAAAACCCAAACTGCTCTCACCTTTAAGACGCATCTTTATAATATCTTCAAGCCCCACAAAAGCACCGCCGAAAATAAATAAAATATTCTTAGTGTTCATAACAATGCCGTCACTAGAATGCATCATTCTTCTGTCGCCAAACTCAGGCACTCTAATATCCTCTCCATTCATCATAGAAAGCAAAGCCTCCTGAACAGCCTTGTCCGAAGGGTTGCCTGTGGTAGATTGATGTGCATCAGCTTTTGCTATCTTATCTACCTCATCTAAAAATACTATACCATGCTGAGCTTTATCTAAATCGCCATTAGCCTTCTTATAAAGATTATACAAAACAACCTCAACATCATCTCCAACATAACCAGTTTCAGTAAGCGTAGTAACATCTGCACGTGCAAATGGAAGACCTAAAATATCTGCTAATGTTTTTACTAAATATGTTTTACCAACACCAGTAGGTCCTATCATAAGAATATTTGACCTAAATGGTATATCTTTATTTCCATTTATTCTTAAACAATGTAAATAAGCATGAACTGATAATGCCTTTTTAGCATCATCTTGACCTATTACTGTTTTGTTAAGCTCGGAAACTATCTCTTTTGGTGTTAATATTCTTGGATCTTTTATAATCTTCTTTTTAGATTTTGTATCTATATAATTTTCTTTGTTTGTAATATCTAATATTAAATCATAGCTTTCTTTTTCTAAAAAAGCAAAAACTATCTTTGAATTAACAAATGTAATTAAAGTATTAGATACCTCTAAAAGACCAATACTTGAATAAGGCTCATGAGATAAAACAAGTATGCCGCTTGACATTAATCTGCTTTTACTATCGAAATAATGATACTTGTTAATATAAATATCTGCATCCATTGTGATGAGTTCTAATATTCTTCTTACAGATATGGCAGACATAGAATCCCCATAAATCGTATAAGTAATTAAACAATATAAAATAAATCTTTCATCATCATTTAATTCAAACTCATTTATAAATCTTTCTATATTAAAATTATATTGTTTAAATGTATGTATCTTTTTTAAATCTTTTTTTATAGAATCTATTAATATAGCTATCTCATCATTATTGTTATTTACAGTTTTTTCATCATTAATAATTGTTTCATCATCATAACCTAATACTCTATTGATATTATTAGAAAGTCTTCTTGTCATATCATTTCTATCAGATATTAAGTTTAATGTATATACAATTTTACTTACGCTTTCAAAATAATCTCTAAAAGCCTCTTCTCTATTTTTATATTCCTTATTATTTTTTTTGTCTCATTAATCTCCTCTCATTATACAACAAAAAAACCTTATTCCAAATTACCAACTAAATCATACTCTGTATTATGCACTATTTTTACCTTTACTATATCGCCAATATTGATATTATCAACATTCTTTTTATCAAAGTAAACCTCAACAAATCCATCAACTTCAGGAGCATCATATTTACTTCTGCCTATAAACTTATCTTCCTCTTTCTTCTCTATAAGTACATCAATGCTTTTTCCTATAAACCTAGAAAGTCTCTCTTCAGATACCTCAAGAGCAATTCTCATAAGTTTATCTCTAAGCATTAATTTTTTATTTTTACTAATCTTCTTTTTGTTAATAAGCAAAGCATCAGTATTTTCTTCTTCAGAATATGTAAAAACTCCAACCCTATCAAGCTTCATCTTTTTTACAAAACTAACCAACTTCTTAAAGCTCTCAACAGTCTCTCCAGGAAAACCTACAATTAAAGAAGTTCTTATAACCGCATTTTCATCATAGCTTCTAATATAATTTATCATATCCTTGTAAAAAGAATATCCCCTGTTTCCTCTGTTCATATCTTTTAATATATCCTTATCTATATGCTGCAAAGGTATATCAAAATAAGGGACAACTTTTTCTGTTTTAAACATAGCATCTATTATACTTTTATTTAAAACAACAGGATTTTGATAAAGAACTCTAATCCATTCTATGCCGTCAATAACAGAAAGCTCTTTTAATAAATCAGGCAATGCTAATTTTTTATATATATCATAACCATAATAGGTAGTTTCATGGGCTATTAAATTTATTTCTTTAGCACCATTTTTTGCATATTCTCTAGCCTCTTTAACTATGTCTTCTATTTTTCTGCTTCTATGTTTTCCCCTTATTGAAGGTATAGCACAAAAACTGCAATTAGCATGACAGCCGTCACTTATTCTTATGTATGCACTATAATTTGTAGAAGTATTTATTCTATCAACATACTCTTTGTATGTAGTATTCTCTTCAGCATCATGAAAACCGTCTTTCTCTACAGCAGTTAAAATCTTTTCTAAATCATGTATACCAATAGCAGAGTCAACTTCCTGAAACATCTCCATAAAATTTTCTTTATATCTCTCACTCATACAGCCAGATACTATAAGCCTCTTACATTTGCCGTATTTTTTATAAAGAGAATGGTCAAATATAGCATCTATTGACTCTTTCTTAGAATCTTCTATAAAAGCACAAGTATTAATAACTATAACATCTGCATCCTCTGCTTTATCAACTATCTTGTATCCATTTTTATTTAATATAGCAAGTATATGCTCGCCATCAACCGTATTCTTCTCGCAGCCTAAACTATGTAAATATATGTTTTGCAAATCACAATATCCTTATTTTTATTTTTTTTCTAAAAACTATTTTTTTAATTTATTTTTAATAATTATTTAGTATCAGTCATAATCAAATTGTATCTAGTAGAATCATTTAAATTCTTAGTCCACTTAATAGTTTTATTAACAGTCTCTCCAAGAGCTCCAACATCAACTATCTTTCCATTAACCTTAACTACAACCTCGCCCGCAT from Brachyspira pilosicoli P43/6/78 includes:
- a CDS encoding ATP-dependent Clp protease ATP-binding subunit, which translates into the protein MSYPFRLTNKAIRILDLHSVEEAKRLNHDMLTPEHVLLGIFHETDSIVVNVLNKLKIDIEKIKFDIESSMVKSTSNTKLFGKIPPSPRIQHLISRAAEEAKSLGDNCISTEHLLLGILKEENGIAYNVLTSYNLDLKTLRHEMMRIRGKSGSSSNISESSSSTIQEDNTARTPTLDKFARDLTKMAREKALDRVIGRENEVMRVVQILSRRKKNNPILLGEPGVGKTAIVEGLAEKIVSTDVPDILLKKRVLSLDLSSVVAGTKYRGEFEERIKNIVMEIKKVGNIIIFIDELHTLIGAGGAEGALDAANMLKPALSRGEIQCIGATTINEYKKYIEKDGALVRRFQPINVEEPSIEDTIEILNGIKSKYEEHHKVKYTDGAIYASAVLSKRYIFERHLPDKAIDLIDEAGSRARLMNMVRPQELKDLENKIKELNQEKETVVKNQNFEEAVKLRDAIKSLQEELDKKEAEWRSERDKTETIINEDDIRHVISEITNIPVKRLLDSESKRLIGMEDELHSKIVGQKEAISSISKAIRRARAGLKSTKKPLGSFIFLGPTGVGKTALAKVLSEFMFGDSDALIRIDMSEFMEKFAVSRLIGAPPGYVGYEEGGGLTEKVRRKPYSLILFDEIEKAHPDITNILLQVLEEGQLTDNFGRKVDFSNTIIIITSNLGARDIVKGTSLGFNAIGSEKDINDMKNFAMEELKQNFNPEFLNRIDDIIVFHTLTKEDLKDIIEIMLRELNEAIKDRNIFISLTDDAKNYIIDKGFDKKYGARSLRRAIQKEVEDYISTEILFGHIEEGDNINVDSDGQSLLFNVEKVKTYRENEVEELSKS
- a CDS encoding RNA polymerase sigma factor translates to MMTKEKELLKDYELIEAHKNGDNEALDILLTRYKNYIFNISYRFMHNYEDAMDLTQDVLIRVYKAIGRYEERNYFKGWLYRIISNTAINMYSKAYRRESPYLEKLEVVDDKRYNTEKEYERVYLQEKIYTASSKLKGKQRDVFILRYYENYSYKEIADILNISSDSAKSNYSYALKKMKTLLEKERTLL
- the clpX gene encoding ATP-dependent Clp protease ATP-binding subunit ClpX produces the protein MTRRLSNNINRVLGYDDETIINDEKTVNNNNDEIAILIDSIKKDLKKIHTFKQYNFNIERFINEFELNDDERFILYCLITYTIYGDSMSAISVRRILELITMDADIYINKYHYFDSKSRLMSSGILVLSHEPYSSIGLLEVSNTLITFVNSKIVFAFLEKESYDLILDITNKENYIDTKSKKKIIKDPRILTPKEIVSELNKTVIGQDDAKKALSVHAYLHCLRINGNKDIPFRSNILMIGPTGVGKTYLVKTLADILGLPFARADVTTLTETGYVGDDVEVVLYNLYKKANGDLDKAQHGIVFLDEVDKIAKADAHQSTTGNPSDKAVQEALLSMMNGEDIRVPEFGDRRMMHSSDGIVMNTKNILFIFGGAFVGLEDIIKMRLKGESSLGFGSNAVLNKLQKNKILSQVDVKDVEKYGMIPEFIGRIPIIVTLNELTKDNLKDILLKTKESPIIKYVDFFKSIGKKLILTDDAINYIVDKASTMNMGARSLKSIVETAMVNILFNLDGIKGNALTLTKKDIEKAFEEREVVISSDKDFVKKTNIGLKEDKTYMA
- the rimO gene encoding 30S ribosomal protein S12 methylthiotransferase RimO gives rise to the protein MQNIYLHSLGCEKNTVDGEHILAILNKNGYKIVDKAEDADVIVINTCAFIEDSKKESIDAIFDHSLYKKYGKCKRLIVSGCMSERYKENFMEMFQEVDSAIGIHDLEKILTAVEKDGFHDAEENTTYKEYVDRINTSTNYSAYIRISDGCHANCSFCAIPSIRGKHRSRKIEDIVKEAREYAKNGAKEINLIAHETTYYGYDIYKKLALPDLLKELSVIDGIEWIRVLYQNPVVLNKSIIDAMFKTEKVVPYFDIPLQHIDKDILKDMNRGNRGYSFYKDMINYIRSYDENAVIRTSLIVGFPGETVESFKKLVSFVKKMKLDRVGVFTYSEEENTDALLINKKKISKNKKLMLRDKLMRIALEVSEERLSRFIGKSIDVLIEKKEEDKFIGRSKYDAPEVDGFVEVYFDKKNVDNINIGDIVKVKIVHNTEYDLVGNLE